The Antarcticibacterium flavum genome contains the following window.
CCGTCAGTGTAAAAAATTACTATTTTTTTTATTTCTTTTCCTGTCCGGGTTGTATCAGAGGCAGGAGTGGCTGATAAATTGCCTGGGGAGCAACACCTTCCTGGGTGGAAGAAGGTGCGGGAGTAGCAACAGAGGGGAGGCTTTAGGAGGTTCTTGCTTTGATACATCGGTTGGAAAACTTCCTTTCCCATTCAGCAACCAATAGAGTTCTACCTCGGGGTAAGTTT
Protein-coding sequences here:
- a CDS encoding helix-turn-helix transcriptional regulator → MVNSDEFSNRLQKVMEYYDLSAAAFADAIDVGRSSISHIISGRNKPSLDFVLKIVQTYPEVELYWLLNGKGSFPTDVSKQEPPKASPLLLLPHLLPPRKVLLPRQFISHSCL